From the genome of Sylvia atricapilla isolate bSylAtr1 chromosome 26, bSylAtr1.pri, whole genome shotgun sequence, one region includes:
- the LOC136372041 gene encoding excitatory amino acid transporter 4-like isoform X2 — MSEQSHINSLFLNEDAAKRLHADSRVQRFQQAVQKRAARAKKRMHSITAGSAKSFFRRNAFVLFTIAAVLLGIILAFSLRPYQLNYRQIKYFSFPGELLMRMLQMLVLPLIVSSLITGMASLDSRVSGKMGMRAIIYYMVTTIIAVFIGIFMVIIIHPGKGSKDKLHREGRIEQVQTTDAFMDLVRNMFPPNLVEACFKQYKTQYSTRVFTRTILHSSNVTAGVTTTQIPVPENFTSIMENVTHGLGTISEVLTFEEVIPIPGSANGVNALGLVVFSMCFGLMIGSMKQKGRALREFFNCLNEAIMRLVAIIIWYAPVGIMFLIAGKILEMDDLAVMGGQLGMYTLTVIVGLLIHALCILPLLYFIVTHRNPWVFIAGLLQALITALGTSSSSATLPITFRCLEENNGVDRRITRFVLPVGATINMDGTALYEALAAIFIAQVNNYELDFGQIITISITATAASIGAAGIPQAGLVTMVIVLTSVGLPTEDITLIIAVDWFLDRLRTTTNVLGDSLGAGIVEHLSRHELDAQDCELDYLSNFSRKH; from the exons ATGAGCGAGCAGAGCCACATCAACAGCCTGTTCCTCAACGAGGATGCAGCCAAGCGGCTCCACGCCGACAGCCGGGTGCAGCGGTTCCAGCAGGCTGTGCAGAAGCGGGCGGCGCGGGCCAAGAAGCGGATgcacagcatcactgctgggaGCGCTAAAAGCTTCTTCAGGAGGAATGCCTTTGTCCTCTTCACCATTGCTGCAGTCCTACTAG GGATTATCCTGGCCTTCTCCCTCCGGCCCTACCAGCTGAACTATCGCCAGATCAAGTACTTTTCCTTCCCTGGTGAGCTGCTGATGCGTATGCTCCAGATGCTGGTTCTTCCTCTCATTGTCTCTAGCTTGATTACAG GAATGGCCTCACTGGATAGCAGAGTCTCAGGGAAGATGGGGATGCGGGCTATCATCTACTACATGGTGACCACAATCATAGCTGTCTTCATTGGCATCTTCATGGTGATCATCATACACCCAGGAAAAGGATCTAAGGACAAACTTCACCGAGAAGGCAGAATTGAGCAGGTGCAGACCACAGATGCCTTCATGGACTTGGTGAG GAATATGTTCCCGCCCAACCTGGTAGAAGCCTGCTTCAAACAG TACAAGACTCAGTACAGCACCAGGGTCTTCACCAGAACCATCCTCCACAGCAGCAATGTCACAGCAGGTGTGACAACCACTCAGATCCCTGTGCCTGAGAATTTCACCAGCATCATGGAGAATGTCACTCATGGCCTGGGAACCATCTCCGAGGTGCTGACCTTTGAAGAAGTCATTCCCATCCCAGGCTCAGCCAATGGGGTGAACGCGCTGGGGCTGGTAGTGTTCTCCATGTGCTTCGGTTTGATGATCGGCAGCATGAAGCAGAAGGGACGGGCCCTGCGAGAGTTCTTTAACTGCCTCAACGAAGCCATCATGAGGCTGGTGGCCATTATCATCTG GTATGCTCCAGTTGGGATCATGTTTTTAATTGCGGGCAAAATCCTGGAGATGGATGACCTAGCAGTGATGGGAGGCCAGCTGGGGATGTACACACTCACTGTCATCGTTGGACTCCTCATTCATGCCCTTTgcatcctgcccctgctctaTTTCATTGTCACTCACCGAAATCCCTGGGTGTTCATTGCAGGGCTCCTGCAGGCTCTCatcacagccctgggcacctcCTCCAG CTCAGCAACTCTGCCCATAACCTTCAGGTGCCTGGAAGAAAACAATGGTGTGGACAGGCGTATCACGAGgtttgtgctgcctgtgggagCCACAATTAACATGGACGGCACTGCTCTGTATGAGGCCCTTGCAGCCATCTTCATTGCACAAGTCAACAACTATGAACTTGACTTTGGGCAAATCATCACAATAAG CATCACTGCCACGGCAGCCAGCATTGGAGCTGCAGGGATTCCCCAGGCAGGACTGGTGACAATGGTTATAGTGTTGACATCAGTGGGGCTGCCTACTGAAGACATTACACTGATCATTGCTGTGGACTGGTTTCT GGACCGCCTTAGAACAACTACCAACGTCCTGGGGGATTCTCTGGGGGCTGGCATTGTGGAGCATCTCTCCCGGCATGAGCTGGATGCGCAAGACTGCGAGCTTG actattTGTCCAACTTTTCAAGAAAACATTGA
- the LOC136372041 gene encoding excitatory amino acid transporter 4-like isoform X3 — protein sequence MSEQSHINSLFLNEDAAKRLHADSRVQRFQQAVQKRAARAKKRMHSITAGSAKSFFRRNAFVLFTIAAVLLGIILAFSLRPYQLNYRQIKYFSFPGELLMRMLQMLVLPLIVSSLITGMASLDSRVSGKMGMRAIIYYMVTTIIAVFIGIFMVIIIHPGKGSKDKLHREGRIEQVQTTDAFMDLVRNMFPPNLVEACFKQYKTQYSTRVFTRTILHSSNVTAGVTTTQIPVPENFTSIMENVTHGLGTISEVLTFEEVIPIPGSANGVNALGLVVFSMCFGLMIGSMKQKGRALREFFNCLNEAIMRLVAIIIWYAPVGIMFLIAGKILEMDDLAVMGGQLGMYTLTVIVGLLIHALCILPLLYFIVTHRNPWVFIAGLLQALITALGTSSSSATLPITFRCLEENNGVDRRITRFVLPVGATINMDGTALYEALAAIFIAQVNNYELDFGQIITISITATAASIGAAGIPQAGLVTMVIVLTSVGLPTEDITLIIAVDWFLDRLRTTTNVLGDSLGAGIVEHLSRHELDAQDCELD from the exons ATGAGCGAGCAGAGCCACATCAACAGCCTGTTCCTCAACGAGGATGCAGCCAAGCGGCTCCACGCCGACAGCCGGGTGCAGCGGTTCCAGCAGGCTGTGCAGAAGCGGGCGGCGCGGGCCAAGAAGCGGATgcacagcatcactgctgggaGCGCTAAAAGCTTCTTCAGGAGGAATGCCTTTGTCCTCTTCACCATTGCTGCAGTCCTACTAG GGATTATCCTGGCCTTCTCCCTCCGGCCCTACCAGCTGAACTATCGCCAGATCAAGTACTTTTCCTTCCCTGGTGAGCTGCTGATGCGTATGCTCCAGATGCTGGTTCTTCCTCTCATTGTCTCTAGCTTGATTACAG GAATGGCCTCACTGGATAGCAGAGTCTCAGGGAAGATGGGGATGCGGGCTATCATCTACTACATGGTGACCACAATCATAGCTGTCTTCATTGGCATCTTCATGGTGATCATCATACACCCAGGAAAAGGATCTAAGGACAAACTTCACCGAGAAGGCAGAATTGAGCAGGTGCAGACCACAGATGCCTTCATGGACTTGGTGAG GAATATGTTCCCGCCCAACCTGGTAGAAGCCTGCTTCAAACAG TACAAGACTCAGTACAGCACCAGGGTCTTCACCAGAACCATCCTCCACAGCAGCAATGTCACAGCAGGTGTGACAACCACTCAGATCCCTGTGCCTGAGAATTTCACCAGCATCATGGAGAATGTCACTCATGGCCTGGGAACCATCTCCGAGGTGCTGACCTTTGAAGAAGTCATTCCCATCCCAGGCTCAGCCAATGGGGTGAACGCGCTGGGGCTGGTAGTGTTCTCCATGTGCTTCGGTTTGATGATCGGCAGCATGAAGCAGAAGGGACGGGCCCTGCGAGAGTTCTTTAACTGCCTCAACGAAGCCATCATGAGGCTGGTGGCCATTATCATCTG GTATGCTCCAGTTGGGATCATGTTTTTAATTGCGGGCAAAATCCTGGAGATGGATGACCTAGCAGTGATGGGAGGCCAGCTGGGGATGTACACACTCACTGTCATCGTTGGACTCCTCATTCATGCCCTTTgcatcctgcccctgctctaTTTCATTGTCACTCACCGAAATCCCTGGGTGTTCATTGCAGGGCTCCTGCAGGCTCTCatcacagccctgggcacctcCTCCAG CTCAGCAACTCTGCCCATAACCTTCAGGTGCCTGGAAGAAAACAATGGTGTGGACAGGCGTATCACGAGgtttgtgctgcctgtgggagCCACAATTAACATGGACGGCACTGCTCTGTATGAGGCCCTTGCAGCCATCTTCATTGCACAAGTCAACAACTATGAACTTGACTTTGGGCAAATCATCACAATAAG CATCACTGCCACGGCAGCCAGCATTGGAGCTGCAGGGATTCCCCAGGCAGGACTGGTGACAATGGTTATAGTGTTGACATCAGTGGGGCTGCCTACTGAAGACATTACACTGATCATTGCTGTGGACTGGTTTCT GGACCGCCTTAGAACAACTACCAACGTCCTGGGGGATTCTCTGGGGGCTGGCATTGTGGAGCATCTCTCCCGGCATGAGCTGGATGCGCAAGACTGCGAGCTTG ACTAA
- the LOC136372041 gene encoding excitatory amino acid transporter 4-like isoform X4, with the protein MSEQSHINSLFLNEDAAKRLHADSRVQRFQQAVQKRAARAKKRMHSITAGSAKSFFRRNAFVLFTIAAVLLGIILAFSLRPYQLNYRQIKYFSFPGELLMRMLQMLVLPLIVSSLITGMASLDSRVSGKMGMRAIIYYMVTTIIAVFIGIFMVIIIHPGKGSKDKLHREGRIEQVQTTDAFMDLVRNMFPPNLVEACFKQYKTQYSTRVFTRTILHSSNVTAGVTTTQIPVPENFTSIMENVTHGLGTISEVLTFEEVIPIPGSANGVNALGLVVFSMCFGLMIGSMKQKGRALREFFNCLNEAIMRLVAIIIWYAPVGIMFLIAGKILEMDDLAVMGGQLGMYTLTVIVGLLIHALCILPLLYFIVTHRNPWVFIAGLLQALITALGTSSSSATLPITFRCLEENNGVDRRITSITATAASIGAAGIPQAGLVTMVIVLTSVGLPTEDITLIIAVDWFLDRLRTTTNVLGDSLGAGIVEHLSRHELDAQDCELDYLSNFSRKH; encoded by the exons ATGAGCGAGCAGAGCCACATCAACAGCCTGTTCCTCAACGAGGATGCAGCCAAGCGGCTCCACGCCGACAGCCGGGTGCAGCGGTTCCAGCAGGCTGTGCAGAAGCGGGCGGCGCGGGCCAAGAAGCGGATgcacagcatcactgctgggaGCGCTAAAAGCTTCTTCAGGAGGAATGCCTTTGTCCTCTTCACCATTGCTGCAGTCCTACTAG GGATTATCCTGGCCTTCTCCCTCCGGCCCTACCAGCTGAACTATCGCCAGATCAAGTACTTTTCCTTCCCTGGTGAGCTGCTGATGCGTATGCTCCAGATGCTGGTTCTTCCTCTCATTGTCTCTAGCTTGATTACAG GAATGGCCTCACTGGATAGCAGAGTCTCAGGGAAGATGGGGATGCGGGCTATCATCTACTACATGGTGACCACAATCATAGCTGTCTTCATTGGCATCTTCATGGTGATCATCATACACCCAGGAAAAGGATCTAAGGACAAACTTCACCGAGAAGGCAGAATTGAGCAGGTGCAGACCACAGATGCCTTCATGGACTTGGTGAG GAATATGTTCCCGCCCAACCTGGTAGAAGCCTGCTTCAAACAG TACAAGACTCAGTACAGCACCAGGGTCTTCACCAGAACCATCCTCCACAGCAGCAATGTCACAGCAGGTGTGACAACCACTCAGATCCCTGTGCCTGAGAATTTCACCAGCATCATGGAGAATGTCACTCATGGCCTGGGAACCATCTCCGAGGTGCTGACCTTTGAAGAAGTCATTCCCATCCCAGGCTCAGCCAATGGGGTGAACGCGCTGGGGCTGGTAGTGTTCTCCATGTGCTTCGGTTTGATGATCGGCAGCATGAAGCAGAAGGGACGGGCCCTGCGAGAGTTCTTTAACTGCCTCAACGAAGCCATCATGAGGCTGGTGGCCATTATCATCTG GTATGCTCCAGTTGGGATCATGTTTTTAATTGCGGGCAAAATCCTGGAGATGGATGACCTAGCAGTGATGGGAGGCCAGCTGGGGATGTACACACTCACTGTCATCGTTGGACTCCTCATTCATGCCCTTTgcatcctgcccctgctctaTTTCATTGTCACTCACCGAAATCCCTGGGTGTTCATTGCAGGGCTCCTGCAGGCTCTCatcacagccctgggcacctcCTCCAG CTCAGCAACTCTGCCCATAACCTTCAGGTGCCTGGAAGAAAACAATGGTGTGGACAGGCGTATCACGAG CATCACTGCCACGGCAGCCAGCATTGGAGCTGCAGGGATTCCCCAGGCAGGACTGGTGACAATGGTTATAGTGTTGACATCAGTGGGGCTGCCTACTGAAGACATTACACTGATCATTGCTGTGGACTGGTTTCT GGACCGCCTTAGAACAACTACCAACGTCCTGGGGGATTCTCTGGGGGCTGGCATTGTGGAGCATCTCTCCCGGCATGAGCTGGATGCGCAAGACTGCGAGCTTG actattTGTCCAACTTTTCAAGAAAACATTGA
- the LOC136372041 gene encoding excitatory amino acid transporter 1-like isoform X1 has product MSEQSHINSLFLNEDAAKRLHADSRVQRFQQAVQKRAARAKKRMHSITAGSAKSFFRRNAFVLFTIAAVLLGIILAFSLRPYQLNYRQIKYFSFPGELLMRMLQMLVLPLIVSSLITGMASLDSRVSGKMGMRAIIYYMVTTIIAVFIGIFMVIIIHPGKGSKDKLHREGRIEQVQTTDAFMDLVRNMFPPNLVEACFKQYKTQYSTRVFTRTILHSSNVTAGVTTTQIPVPENFTSIMENVTHGLGTISEVLTFEEVIPIPGSANGVNALGLVVFSMCFGLMIGSMKQKGRALREFFNCLNEAIMRLVAIIIWYAPVGIMFLIAGKILEMDDLAVMGGQLGMYTLTVIVGLLIHALCILPLLYFIVTHRNPWVFIAGLLQALITALGTSSSSATLPITFRCLEENNGVDRRITRFVLPVGATINMDGTALYEALAAIFIAQVNNYELDFGQIITISITATAASIGAAGIPQAGLVTMVIVLTSVGLPTEDITLIIAVDWFLDRLRTTTNVLGDSLGAGIVEHLSRHELDAQDCELGNSGIEEKEQLFHLVCQQNDTPRHSRRETAL; this is encoded by the exons ATGAGCGAGCAGAGCCACATCAACAGCCTGTTCCTCAACGAGGATGCAGCCAAGCGGCTCCACGCCGACAGCCGGGTGCAGCGGTTCCAGCAGGCTGTGCAGAAGCGGGCGGCGCGGGCCAAGAAGCGGATgcacagcatcactgctgggaGCGCTAAAAGCTTCTTCAGGAGGAATGCCTTTGTCCTCTTCACCATTGCTGCAGTCCTACTAG GGATTATCCTGGCCTTCTCCCTCCGGCCCTACCAGCTGAACTATCGCCAGATCAAGTACTTTTCCTTCCCTGGTGAGCTGCTGATGCGTATGCTCCAGATGCTGGTTCTTCCTCTCATTGTCTCTAGCTTGATTACAG GAATGGCCTCACTGGATAGCAGAGTCTCAGGGAAGATGGGGATGCGGGCTATCATCTACTACATGGTGACCACAATCATAGCTGTCTTCATTGGCATCTTCATGGTGATCATCATACACCCAGGAAAAGGATCTAAGGACAAACTTCACCGAGAAGGCAGAATTGAGCAGGTGCAGACCACAGATGCCTTCATGGACTTGGTGAG GAATATGTTCCCGCCCAACCTGGTAGAAGCCTGCTTCAAACAG TACAAGACTCAGTACAGCACCAGGGTCTTCACCAGAACCATCCTCCACAGCAGCAATGTCACAGCAGGTGTGACAACCACTCAGATCCCTGTGCCTGAGAATTTCACCAGCATCATGGAGAATGTCACTCATGGCCTGGGAACCATCTCCGAGGTGCTGACCTTTGAAGAAGTCATTCCCATCCCAGGCTCAGCCAATGGGGTGAACGCGCTGGGGCTGGTAGTGTTCTCCATGTGCTTCGGTTTGATGATCGGCAGCATGAAGCAGAAGGGACGGGCCCTGCGAGAGTTCTTTAACTGCCTCAACGAAGCCATCATGAGGCTGGTGGCCATTATCATCTG GTATGCTCCAGTTGGGATCATGTTTTTAATTGCGGGCAAAATCCTGGAGATGGATGACCTAGCAGTGATGGGAGGCCAGCTGGGGATGTACACACTCACTGTCATCGTTGGACTCCTCATTCATGCCCTTTgcatcctgcccctgctctaTTTCATTGTCACTCACCGAAATCCCTGGGTGTTCATTGCAGGGCTCCTGCAGGCTCTCatcacagccctgggcacctcCTCCAG CTCAGCAACTCTGCCCATAACCTTCAGGTGCCTGGAAGAAAACAATGGTGTGGACAGGCGTATCACGAGgtttgtgctgcctgtgggagCCACAATTAACATGGACGGCACTGCTCTGTATGAGGCCCTTGCAGCCATCTTCATTGCACAAGTCAACAACTATGAACTTGACTTTGGGCAAATCATCACAATAAG CATCACTGCCACGGCAGCCAGCATTGGAGCTGCAGGGATTCCCCAGGCAGGACTGGTGACAATGGTTATAGTGTTGACATCAGTGGGGCTGCCTACTGAAGACATTACACTGATCATTGCTGTGGACTGGTTTCT GGACCGCCTTAGAACAACTACCAACGTCCTGGGGGATTCTCTGGGGGCTGGCATTGTGGAGCATCTCTCCCGGCATGAGCTGGATGCGCAAGACTGCGAGCTTGGTAATTCTGGGATAGAGGAGAAAGAACAGCTCTTCCATCTGGTTTGTCAACAGAATGACACCCCCAGGCACTCCAGGAGGGAGACAGCACTATGA
- the LOC136371767 gene encoding lon protease homolog, mitochondrial-like, with the protein MAAARWWRLCGRWRPAVTGPALGPTRRRLWSPAAAVPAPLGSTPPPRATFSAGPRWQQRSPGGLPGGDSLEGGGEDSGGGGGGGGADSGGAGPVITALTPLLVPEHFPNVPLIAVTRNPVFPRFIKIIEVRCRRALGSAGPAWVGAAAATRFLELQGKAASCVTSTGSHCTAFSSIFVSGSYRDSGFFWAS; encoded by the exons ATGGCGGCCGCGCGCTGGTGGCGGCTGTGCGGGCGCTGGCGGCCTGCGGTCACCGGGCCTGCCCTGGGGCCCACGCGGCGCCGCCTCTGGTCCCCCGCCGCCGCTGTCCCGGCCCCGCTGGGCTCCacgccgccgccccgcgccaCCTTCAGCGCCGGCCCGCGCTGGCAGCAGCGCAGCCCCGGTGGTTTGCCCGGGGGCGACTCACTGGAAGGCGGCGGCGAGgacagcggcggcggcggcggtggcggtGGGGCGGacagcggcggggccgggccggtcATAACGGCCTTGACGCCGCTCCTCGTCCCCGAGCATTTCCCCAACGTCCCGCTCATCGCTGTGACGCGCAACCCCGTCTTCCCGCGGTTCATCAAGATCATCGAGGTGAGGTGCCGCCGAGCCCTCGGCTCCGCCGGACCGGCCTGGGTGGGAGCTGCCGCTGCCACGAG GTTCCTTGAACTGCAGGGCAAGGCAGCCTCGTGCGTGACCTCCACAGGCAGCCACTGCACGGCCTTTAGCTCGATCTTTGTAAGCGGGTCCTATCGGGATAGCGGTTTCTTTTGGGCCAGTTGA